GAAAAATTAATTTGAATACACAAAAAGTAACGACGATTGCTGGTCTTGGAAAACAGGGATTTGAACGAGAGGTCGAAGGAAATGATGCCCTTAAAACTCCACTGAGTTCCCCGTGGGATCTCGAGCTTTCACCTGATGAAAAAGAAATAATAATCGCGATGGCTGGCACACATCAACTCTGGGGATATCACCGAGAAAGAGCGCAGCTCCGTGTGATTGCTGGAAATGGAATCGAATCGATGGATGACGGTCGTTATCCTCACAATTCTCTCTCTCAACCGAGCGGCATTTCGAGATTAGGAAAGAAATTCTATTTCGTCGATTCTGAAACGAGTTCTCTTCGTGTTTTGGAAGATGGTCGCATTACGACTCTTATCGGTACTGGCCTTTTTGATTTTGGTTTCAAAGATGGGAAAGGGAAAGAGGGGCAGCTCCAACATCCTCTCGGAGTTTTTGCCGATGAGAGTGGAGTGTATATTGCCGATAGCTATAATCATGCGATTCGACGTTATGATCCAGCAACACAGAAAGTTGTCAACATCACCGGGAAAGGTGTTTCCGGTTTTTTTGATGGTGGTTGGGGGTATGCTCTTTTTCAAGAGCCAAACGATGTGATCAAAATTGGTGATCAGCTCTTTGTGACGGATACCAACAATCATCTTATTCGCGTTATTGATCTTCAGAAAAAAACTGTTCGGACCCTTGAGCTTTCGTTGCCGCAAACAACAAGTATTTTGTGCACTGAAGCGGAATGTATACCAAGAGATCAATCTTAAGGAACCTCTGAAAAAGTAACCGCTCATGCTGAGCCTGTCGGAGCGTAAGCACGGAACTCCCTGATTTTTCATGTCGTCCTTCGACAGGCTCAGGACGAGCGGAGGATTATCCGGCTTTTTTCAGAGGGTCCTTTAAGAAAAATAATCATCTTTCAAAAAGTCCTTATCTTTTTTCTCAATCTGAGAAAAATTTTCGGATTTGTTTCCACTCTTTGAGAGGCGTACAATAAAGGCCGAGAGAGGGGGGTTCGGTCATGCGAGGTTTTACACTCCTAGAGGTGATTGGGGTTCTCTCGCTCTTTTCGATTTTGGCTCTCACGCTGGTGACTTCATTTCAATTCGATCCAACTCGATTGGAGCTTGCAGAAGAACGACTCATCAATGACCTGCAGTACGCAAAATCTCTTGCCATGAGCCGTGGCGGAAGATTTGGTATTTTTTTTGAACCTGCTTTTGAGCGCTACACCGTTTTTCAAACATCGATCGCAACGCCTGTTCTCGATCCTGCAAATCGTGCGCAAAATCTTGTCGTGAATTATTCCACTGACATCCATTTCTCGGGTTTAAATTTAGTCAGTGCGACTTTTGGTGGAAGCGCCACTCTTCTTTTTGATGCGCAAGGAACTCCGCGGAGTGGAAATGGAAATGCTCTGACCACTACGGGAACAATTGTGATTTCAAATAGTGCAGGGACCGCCAGTATTACGGTAAGTCCTGAAGTCGGGAGGATTGTCGGTTTATGAAATGCGTCAAAGGGTTTACCCTTATCGAAATGATTTTGATCATTCTCATTCTTGGAGTGAGTATTCCTCCAATGCTGGTTGCCTTTGCGAGCCTTCAAGAAAGACAAGCGGATCAAAATCCTGTTTTAATTGCAACGTACTTAACGCAACAACAACTCGAACAAGCAGTGATTCGAAAAACTTTTGCACAAGTTGCATCCCAAGGCCTGACTGCGTTTGCCGCTCCCTTTGATACCTATCGATATCAGACAAATGTTTCGTATGTCGCACAAAATAATTTAGATGTTTCAGTTGATCCAACCGTCACCAACTTTAAACGAGTGGAGGTCATTGTCACGAATACGACGATTCCCACTCTCAATGTTCGATTAGTAACGCTGGTCACCAATGTGGGGAGTTAAATGAAAAACCGACGAGAACAAGGTTTTACGATTATTGAAATGGTGGCGTTGTTGGTGATGACGACGACGGCGCTTTTATTTCTCTATCACATTACTTCATTAACGCTCGAATCAAAACGTTTGCAAATCGTTGCGCGTGAACTTGGACGCGATACTTCTGAGACTTGTTTTCGTTTTTCTCAGGAAAGTCGCACGGTCAGAAGTAATATCGATTTGCTTATAGCGACAAATAATGAAGTTCGTTTTATCAATACAACGGGAACGACGATTCGATATTGGCTCAGTGGAAATAATTTAATGCGAAACAATCAGATTTTACTCGATCAGATGAATGCTCTGAATTTTACCTACTACGATGAGAACGGAACTCAAATTGCGAATCCGACCATCAATCCTGCTTCCACCAATGTTCGATCAGTTCGCATGAATTTGACCGTTCAACGTGAAGGAAAAAATTTGAGCATGATGTCAGAAGCGCAGTTACGAAATGTGAAATAAGAAGGGAGTGACCGTGTTTTCTTTCGGCGATCAAAAAGGGATGTCGACCGTGGTGGTTATCACCATGTTGATGCTTTTGTCGCTTTTTACTTCTGTTGGAACTCAACTTGTTTCCAAAGATTCAGAGAAAACGAGTGGGCTTCTTCAGTCGGAACGTGCGCTCTATGCTGCGGAAGGCGGACTTCGTATGGCGCAGTATACCCTCAAAAATAGTTGGACCTCTTGGAATAATGCGGCGTCATTTCCTCAAACAAGTTTTGCAGGAGGATCTTTTGATGCCACCGTTACCGATGATAGTGATGGTGATTGGAATAATAATCTGGACAGCAATAATAAAGTCATCGTTACGGTTCAAGGAAGCATGGGGAATGCGACTCGATATATTCAAGCGACTGTCAGTCGCTATAGTTCTGCGTTTGGCAATGCTGTTTATACAGAGCAGACATTGAATGTGGATGGCAGCGCTCATGTGTATGGACCGGTAACACAAAATGGAAGCGCGATTCCAGTTCTGGACGTTGCTGCTGCCATCGCTGCTGCTCGCGCGAATACCTCAAATGGATTTGCTGCGCGTCCCGATGGAAACTATTTTCAAGGTGATTTTTCTGCCAATCCTTCTTCACTCAATGGTGTTATCTTTATTGATGCTCATGCTGATGGTTCTCCTGCAGACGTCAATTTAAGCGGAAATGTAGATACTACCAGTGGATCGGCTATTTTCATTGTCATGGGAGATGTGCATGTCTCCGGCAATGTCACGTATGATGGTCTCATTTATACGACAGGAGCTGTCGGTCTCGACGTGACCCTTACGGGAAATGTGGGGATAGCAGGCGGTGTTATTAGTTCAAATGACGTGAATCTTTCCGGAAGCGTAGTGCTGGAGTATAGTCAAGGTCACATGGTGAATTCATTGACGACAAGTCTTTTTTTGTCGGGGGTGAATCCTTCCACGCAGTCTTGGGCTGAAATTTTTCCTTAAAATAAGTTGTTGAAAAAGTCCTATCTGCTTCGTTGCCTTCCTCAGCGCTCCTTGCGACGTACTTTTCAGTACGTCTCAGTCGGCTTCGTCTGGCTGCCTTGCATCTGGTCCTTTTTGAACAACTTATAAAAAGATTTGAGTTATTGATTTTTCCATGTCTCTTATCTACCTAGAGGAGCATCTATGACATATCAAGTCTTAGCACGAAAATATCGGCCTCAGACGTTTTCAGAAGTGATTGGTCAGGAACATATTACCTCGACACTTCAAAATGCCTTAACTTCCAAGCGCATTCATCATGCCTATCTTTTCACAGGCGCGCGTGGAATTGGAAAAACAACGGTAGCTCGTCTGTTAGCAAAAGCTCTCAATTGTGAAGTCTCTTCTGCGATTGAACCCTGCAATCAATGCCGTTCCTGCCAAGATATCACCTCTGGTTCTTCTCTTGATGTTCAGGAAATTGATGGAGCTTCGAATACGGGTGTGGATGATGTACGCGAAATTCGCGATCGTGTTCAGTATCTCCCCTCTTCAGGAAAATATAAAATTTATATTATTGATGAAGTGCACATGCTTTCGACCAATGCTTTTAATGCGCTTCTGAAAACATTAGAAGAACCACCGGCCCATGTCGTATTTGTTTTTGCAACGACTGAAGTTCATAAAATTCCGGCAACGATTCTTTCCCGTTGTCAGCGTTATGATTTTCGCCGCATTTCTGTCAGTAAAATTGTTCAAGCTCTGCAGATGATCGCTTCTCGTGAAAAGATAAACGTCCAAGAAGATGCTCTTCAACTTCTGGCTCGCGAAGCTTCAGGAAGTATGCGCGATGCGGAATCTCTGTTTGACCAGGCCATTGCTTTTTCAGAGGGCGATATTTCAACGTCCCGTATTCAATCAATGTTGGGATTTCTCGATCGTAAGCGACTTTTTGAAATGATTGAAGCGGTCATTGATCGAGAGCCTCAGCGAGGTCTTCTTTTTCTCGAAGAGATGTTTAACGAAGGACTCGATCTTTCACGACTGACGTTTGATTTTCTGGAAATGTTTCGACATCTCCTTGTTCTCAAAAGTTGCGGAGGAGAAGTAACGCTTTTAGATTTACCTTCTGAAGAAATTGAACGTCTCCGTTTTCTTGCTTCAAAAAGAGATGTTGATGAACTTCAGCAACTTTTTACGTATGTCTATCGCGCCAGTGATGATATCGCGCGTTCTTCTTTTCCAAAACTTCTTTTAGAAATTCTCCTTCTTCGTCTCTGTCGTGTTGAGCCGGTGCGACCGATTGGAGAATTAATGGAAAAAATAGAACAGTTTATGGAAAGTCGCGAACCAGCACCTTCACCAAAAAAAATTGAAGAGGCTGCCCGCAATTGGCCAGAATTTCAACGTTGGCTTGTGGCGAATGAACCTCGGATGGCTTCATTGCTGCAACATGCGGTCGATGTGGTGAGAGAAGGAGAGAATGTAAAACTTTCATTTGAGAACTCACTCTATGCTGATATGCTTTTGGAAGAAGAGAGAAAAAAACATTTAGCACAATTATTGGAACGTTTTTTCCATCAAAAATTTTCCTTGGTGATTGATTGTCGAAAAGGAGAACAGGGAAAAAAGGGGAAAGAAGAAAAAATACGTTCTCAGGCTGTGACCAAGGAAGCTCTTGAGAGCAATGCTGTTCGCGAAGCGGCAAATATTTTAGGGGGAAGGGTGCATGATGTCAAAATCCTTTCCAAAGAATAAATGTCATCCTGAGCTTGTCGAAGGATAAACGAAACAGGAGAGTTCTATGGGATTGTTTGAAATGAAAGATTTAGTGCAGCAAGCGCGATCAATGCAAAAAGAGATGAAGAAAAAGCAAAAGGAACTTGCCAAGATGAAATTTGAAGGTTCAGCCGGTGGGGGAATGGTGACGATTATCATGACCGGAGAACATGAAGTTCTCTCCGTCAAGATTGATCCGAGCATTGTCTCTTCTCAGAATACAGGAATGCTTGAAGACCTTATTCGCTCTGCGATCAGCGATGCGTTTCGAAAAGCGCAGAAAGAGACAGAGCAACTCTTCTCAGGCATGATGGGAGGAATGGGTGGGCTTGGAAAACTTGGGGGATTATTTGGATAATGGTGAACTCCATTCAAAAATTGATTCATGAATTTTCGAAACTCCCTGGCATTGGTGAGAAGACCGCGCTCCGTTTTGCTTTTCATCTTCTGCGCCAACAACCGCAATATGCGGAAGATCTCGCGCGCGCTATTTTAGAGGTAAAAGAGCGCGTGCGTCTCTGTTCCATTTGTTGCGCGTTAACCGATGTTGATCCCTGTCCCATTTGTCATGATCCAAAACGTGATGAAATGCTTCTGTGTGTTGTGGAAGATCCTTCTGACATGTTGGCGATTGAAAAAACGCGCGTGTTTCGTGGACGATATCATGTGCTGCACGGCGCGCTCTCTCCGCTTGAAGGGATTGGTCCTGATGATTTGCGTATTCGCGAACTCTTAGCTCGGCTTGAGAGGAGAACCATGTCAGAGGTGGTGATCGCGACCAATATTAATCTTGAAGGAGAAGCCACAGCTCTTTATTTAACTCGCCTCTTACGCCCTACGGGCATTAAGCTTACCCGTCTTGCCAGCGGTGTTCCTGTTGGCGGCGATCTCGAATATATTGATGCCACCACCCTCACCAGAGCCTTCGAAGAACGCAACGAAGTATAGCAACTTTTTTTGAAACAGACCGATATCTTTATCACTTGAAGAGGGGCTTCTTATGTTTGCAAGTGGTGAAGAAAAACAATCTGTAAAGTATAAGATTTCATTGAGTAACGGGGAGAGGGTGGCGTTTCAGCTTCTGGTTGCCAGTCAAGGTGAAAAGGTTGCTGCCTATAAGGCTCTTGCCATCCCGGGGTATACTTTTGGCGTCTCGGCATATACTGACAGTCTTTCCTATCCTTTGGGTCTTCAAAAACGTTTCGCGACGGTTTCGATCCTTGGCGAAGGGGTGCGAATTCCAAAAAAAATTTCATTAACTCTTCGAAATATTACTCTTCTCCATCTTCCTCTTGCGCGAGCGATGTATGCAACAAGTTTAGATTTTAATCTTGGTGGAAATTCTATGGGAGCTCCTCTTGCCCTTACGATGGCGCTCTTTCTTGAACGAGAACACCCAGGAGCAACAATTGATGTTGCCTTTGATGATCCGATGTCACCAGAAGTGTTGAATGATAAGAAAAACTGGATGTTTGGACTCCTCGCAGCAGAAGCTCAAATACTATCTGCGTGTGGGGAGGGCCTTTGCGAACTTCCCCTGTGGCTCAGCTTAAACCTTTCTGTCACGATTCCACCTCTCCGTGATCAACTTCTTTCGCGGTTTTATGGATACGAAAATTTTTTTACAGGGGAAACGGTTGATGCCCCCAAAGATTTAAGTGAAGCCTATGCTGATATTTATCGCGCTCGCGTTGTATCACGCAATGATTATACTGCTGCGGAAACAATCTATCATATAGCGCGTGTTTTTGATCAGTGGGACGAGCTTTGGATTCGAGAGTTTCCAGCCCAGGTAAGAACAAATGAGCAAGGAGAAATTGTGGCTATTTGTCTTCGTGGAGCTGCTCTTTTGACACACATGGTTGGGGATCATGCTTTTTATGATGAAGCTCCTGTAGAGTGGTATCGAATTCGCCTTGCGAATGCCAACTGCGGGGAGGTAACGCGTATTGATGTCAATGGACCACATGTGGAAACAAGTCCTCGTATGCGTGCGCTGATGGAGCGGCTCTGGCCGAATGATATGAATCCTTGAGTTCTCAGGTGGCTTATGGAATAAATTTCCTCCCTATGCCGAAGCGCCAGAAAAAGAAAACAACACAAAAGACCACACCAGCTCCCGCGAAGAAAAAAACAACGAAGAAAAAATCTTCTCTTCAACCACATCTGAAACGAGTTTCTTGGAATTCTTTTAATGTACGGCAAGCTGCTGCCTATCTTTCTGAAACTCTCCGCCAAAAGGGTCATGATCCAGTCCTTGTCGGCGCTGCGTGTGCGGCGATTTATGCTCCTGCCATTCAACCCAAGACGCTCGATTTCGTTATTACGGAATATCATATTGAAGAGATGGAAAAGCTTATGCGAGGTTTTGGGTTTCAACCTCGCGAACTCCGTTCTTTTTGGAATCCAAAAGTTTCATTTGAAATTCATTTTTCTCCTCCGCCTCTTTCAGCGGGAGATGAGACGATTGAAGAAACTGTGGTGGTTCGAAGTCAAAAGGGAGTCGTGAAACTTTTAAATGTCACTGATTGTGTGCGACAGAGACTTGGAATCTGGTATCGCTGGGGTGATGAAGAGGGGCTCGAACAAGCCGTTAAAATTTGTCTTCAACATGATGTCGATATGCAACACATTAAACGATGGTCTGAATGGGAATGGGCGGTCGATAAGTTTCAAGAATTTTTTTCGCGCGTGACGACGGAAAAACAGAAGAAGGAAAAAAGATGAACGACATCATGCAATATCTGGAAAGCAATAAGCAACGTTATCTTCAAACACTTATTGATTTTATAAAAATTCCGAGTGTTTCGGCCGATCCCAAGCGGAAGCCGGAAGTTTATCGGGCAGCGAACTTTTGTGCTGATCATTTAAAACGAATCGGATTCGAACATGTTCGTGTCTACGACACGGCAGGTCAACCCTGTGTGTATGGGGATTGGTTGCATGCCGGTCCTGAAAAACCGACGATTCTTTGTTATGGCCATACAGATGTGCAACCCGAAGATCCGCTTGAGAAGTGGGATCATCCCCCATTTGACGCTGTGGTCAAAGAGGGGAGGATCTATGCTCGAGGCGCCAATGATAATAAGGGACAATATTTAACGCAATTTTTTGCTCTTGAAGCCATGCTTGCGAAAAGAAAAATACTTCCGGTGAATGTGAAAGTTTTTTTGGAAGGAGAAGAAGAGGTCGGAGGAGAAGCGACAGAAGCCTTTGTGAGAAAAAATCCAGAGCTTCTTTCCTGCGATGCGGTTGCTCTGTCTGATACCGCATGGCATGCGGAAGACCTTCCTTCAATTTGTTACTCTCTTCGCGGCATTTGCTATTTAGAAGTAAAAGTAAAAGGTCCGAATCGAGATCTTCATTCTGGAGTGTATGGGGGAAAGATTCAAAATCCTCTCAATGCTCTTGCGAATATCATTGCCAAACTTCAAGACGACCATGGAGTGATTCAAATTCCAGGTTTTTATGATGATGTGGCTCCTTTGAGTGATGAAGAACGAAAAGCTTTCAAAGCCATTGGCGATGATGATGCGGCGTTAAAAAAGGATTTGGGAATTACAGCGCTTTGGGGAGAGCAAGGTTATACCTCTGCAGAGCGCAATTGGGGACGGCCTTCGCTCGATATTCATGGAATCTGGGGAGGCTATGCGGGACCTGGTGCAAAAACGGTGATTGCCAGTGAAGGGGGATTTAAAGTGAGTTCCCGTCTTGTGGCGAATCAAGATCCTCATAAAATTTTTCGTCTTTACGAAGAATATCTGCAAAAAATAACGCCACCTGGAGTGGAAATTGAAGTAAAACTTATTCATGGTGGTTCACCGATGATGGTCCCCTTTGACAGCCCTTACCTTCACGCAGGGATCCTTGCATTTGAGAAAGGATTCGGAAAAAAACCGATTTTAGTTCGCGAAGGGGCTTCGATTCCGATTACCGCGGTTTTCGCCTCTGTTTTAAAAGCTCCGTCGATTCTTATGGGATATGGTCTGCATAGTGATCGGATTCATTCGCCCAATGAATCGTTTCGTCTCGATCATTTTTATAAAGGAATGCTGACCAACGTTTATCTGTATGACGAACTTGCAAAGATTAAAAAATGATAAGAAGTGATCTCAGTAATCAAAAATTAACTACCAAACTGGTGAAGATTTTTTCGCAGGGGGCCTTTGACTGAGGCGCGTCGATGCAAATCTAAAAGATCGCGCCGATGGAAACAGAAGACGCGAGGAGCGTAACCGCAGCGTCTGTCCCCCGAGAGAAAATGTGAACCAGTTTGGTAGTTTTTGAGATGGCTTCTTGACTTTCGATGAGTTCATACCATAGGATTTTCCAATGTCTTTCATCAATGACAAAACAAAAGAGATTAACTGCAAGGTTGTTTATTATGGTCCGCCTCAGTGTGGCAAATCGACGACCCTCAAAAAAATCTATGAACAGGTGACAACGCAAAAAAAAGGTGAGCTGATTTCACTCAATCAAGAGAACGATCGCACCCTCTATTTCGATTTTGTCCCTTTACATCTGGGAAAGCTGAATGGTTATACCATTCGTCTTCATCTCTACACTGTTCCCGGTGAAATTGGCTATCAAGCAGCGCGCTCGCTGACATCGAAAGGCGTTGATGGCGCTGTTTTTATCGCTGATTCATCGCTTGAAAAAACAGAAGCCAATCTCGAAAGTCTTCGGAGTTTAAAGGAAGTGTTGAGCCAAGCTGGTGATGACCCTGAAAAAATTCCTTTTGTCTTTCAATACAACAAACGAGATCTTCCACGAGCAGTCCCTGTTGCAGAACTTTCACGTCTTCTCAATAAACAAAAAGCGCCGGAGTTTGAAACGATTGCAACACAAAACAAAGGTGTGTTTGAAGCGCTCACGTCTATTGGATCTCAAGTCCTTCTCGATTTGAAACAAGAATCAACGTGATGTAGGGGCGTGCGGCGCATGCCCTGGCGACTTCCAGTCGTCCCTACCTTGGAACTTTTTCCCAATCCTTTAAGAAACGTTCGATACCACTCTCGGTAAGAGGATGCTGCATAAGTTGTTGCACCACGTTGAAAGGAATGGTGCAGACATCAGCTCCCAAAAGTGCAGCTTTCTGGATATGAATCGGATTTCGGATGCTTGCCACTAAGATATTTGTTTCAAAATCGTAGTTGTTATAAATTTGAACGATATCAGCGATAAGGCTCATTCCATCTTCGCTGATGTCATCCAGGCGACCGACAAAGGGACTCACATACGTCGCACCTGCTTTTGCCACGAGCATGGCTTGATTTGAAGAGAAGCAGAGTGTGCAATTTGTTTTCAGCCCTAACTCTGTCAAAGCTTTACATGCTTTGAGCCCCTCGACCGTCGAAGGAATTTTGACCACAACGTTTTCTCCAAATTCAGCAAGCTTACGTCCCTCTTCGACCATCCCTTTAGCATCGAGACTTGTGGTTTCAAGGCTCACCGGGCGATCTGGAATTTCACGCAAAATTTCTTTCATCACGGTGAGAAAATTTTTCCCTGTTTTGGAAACTAAAGTGGGATTGGTCGTAACACCGTCAAGAACCCCCATGGCATTTGCTTCTTTGATTTCGTTGATATTCGCTGTATCGATAAAAAGTTTCATTGTTCCTCCGAAGCGCACGAAGCACCGCAATAAAGTTTATTTTGTTTTTCGTGTGCGCTTGATTTCAAAATATAGGTTCCACACCGAGTACAGGCAATCATTTCACCAGGAAGATTCTTTTTTCGATCAGCAGTCGTTTTCCCTGCGCTCGCTTTGATCCAGAGTCGGTAGAAAAAATAGAGCAAACATCCCAGTAAGATCCAACGAATCATGACTCATCCCACGGTTGTAATTCATCGGTTGCAGAAGCTTTTTTCAAGAAGAGAAGAAGTTTGCGAACCGCTTGCTTTTGCAACGGATGAATAATGTCAGGGGCTATATCACAGAGAGGTTGCAAGACAAATATTCTTTTTATCATCTCCGGATGCGGAACCATCAATTCTTTTTCTTTGAGGATCTGCTCTCCATAGAAGAGAAGGTCCAAGTCGAGTGTTCGTGGACGCCATCTTTCGTTTTCTTTTTTTCGACCTAATTTTTTTTCGATCTCTTGAAGATAATGTAAAAGTGAGTGTGCAGAAAGAGTTGTGGTGAGTTCAATCACTCCATTGCAATAATCTGGTTGTGGCTGTTGATCCAGTGTGAAAGCCTTTGATCGATACCAAGGAGAAACGGACAAGACCTTGATGTCCGGGTGTAAAGAGAAAGCAGCGAGAGCTGCTTCACAATTTTTTTTTCGATTGCCGAGATTAGAACCGATGGCAACGTAAGCCTTTTCCATTAGGGGAGCAAAAATTCACCTGTAAAGATTTTTTCAGCAGGACCACGCAGAATAATGTGATTGTCTTTCGCATTCCAGTCCACTTCAATTTTTCCTCCAGGCATATGAACGGTCACGCTTCGATCTGCAAATCCATTTAAGACACTTGCGACAAGCGCTGCAGAAGCTGCTGAGCTGCATCCCGCAGTTTCTCCAACACCACGTTCCCATACCCGTGTGTGGATTTCTTTTTTTCCGATGACATTGACGAAACTGATATTGACGCGTTGGGGAAAGACAGAATGGTTTTCAAAGAGAGGTCCGAAGCGAGTTACCGGAAACGTATCAATCGCTTCTTGAAAGACGACACAATGAGGTGTTCCCAGAGAAAGACACGTGATGCGAAAATCTTTCGTGTCAATTTTCAAAGGACGATTCACAATTCTTCCTGAAAGATTGACAGGGATTTCTTTTCCTTTCATCCGAGGTTCATCCATATCGACTTCAATCAGTTTGCTTGAAATTTTCACCTGACGAGGTCCAGCTCCAGTTTCAAGAAGAAGTTCTTTTTTGGGAGTCAGTTTTTCTTCTCGAACATAACGAGCAATGCAACGAAGAGCGTTGCCGCACACTTGAGCTTCGCTCCCATCAGCATTATAAACTTTGACTCCAAAATCACAATTTTTCGATTTGAGCAGAAGAAGGAGTTGATTGCCTCCAATCCCCGTATTTCGATGACAGAGCTTGCGCGCCAAATGTTGGGGATTTTGAGGTATTTTTTTCAGGCAATTCAGGACGATAGCGTCACTGCCGGTGGCATGCATTTTCGTAAATGGAAGAAGTTTTGAAGATCCCGATGTCATATGCTTATCCTCTATGTGGCTCAAAATGTTTGTAACCAATTGATTTTTAAAAAGATTATTCAAGACGCTACCAGTCACCCCCCTCTTTGTCAAGCGCTACTCCTTGAAACTCCTTGACTTCGTCGGAACGGTTCGCTCATAATGAACTCATTCAAAAAACCGAAAGGCCCTGTTTTTTATTAAGAATACAATTGCAAAAACGTCCACCAGATTCATTTCATATCTATAAAAACAATACAGAAATAAAAAACTCATAACAAAAAACCAATACCTTACATCATGAATGATTTTGTAACCCTCTTTCAGGGTTTTTCCACACAACGCTCTCCCACCTCTTTTATCTTGAAAGGATACGTGTATGCATTTGAATGAATTGAAAGTGAAAAAGATCGCAGATCTCATCGATATGGGGAATGAATATAATATCGAAGGGGCTGCAAACATGCGGAAGCAAGAATTGATTTTTGCTCTTCTGCAATCTCAATCAGAGAAAAAGCTCGCCATTTTTGGTGAAGGAGTTTTGGAAATCCTTCCTGACGGTTTTGGATTTTTACGTTCCCCTGATTATAATTACCTGCCAGGTCCCGATGATATTTATGTCTCTCCTTCGCAGATACGTCGTTTCGGATTGCGAACAGGCGATACGATTGCGGGAGAAATTCGTCCACCAAAAGAGACAGAACGTTATTTTGCCCTTTTGAAAGTAGAAAAAATTAATCATGAATCACCCGACAAAGCGAAGCAGAAAATTCTTTTTGATAATTTAACACCTCTTTATCCGAATAAACGTATTACGCTCGAAGCTGATGCAAAAAATTATTCGATGCGCGTCATGGATCTCTTTACTCCTATCGGCCTTGGACAGCGCTCCCTTATTGTTTCTCCTCCGCGTGCCGGAAAAACAGTCTTACTTCAAAACATTGCCAATGCGATTACGGTAAATCATCCAGATGTGGTAAAAATTGTGCTCTTGATTGACGAACGTCCTGAAGAAGTGACCGACATGCAACGTTCCGTCAGCGCTGAAGTAGTTTCTTCAACTTTTGATGAGCCGGCGACACGACATGTCCAAGTGGCGGAGATGGTGCTTGAGAAAGCGAAGCGTTTGGTGGAGCACGGCAAAGATGTGGTGATCTTACTCGATTCTATTACTCGTCTTGCTCGTGCGTATAATGCGGTGGTTCCTCCATCAGGAAAAATTCTTTCTGGCGGTGTGGATGCCAATGCGCTTCATAAGCCAAAACGTTTCTTTGGCGCTGCGCGCAATGTGGAAGAGGGTGGGAGTCTGACGATTATCGGAACAGCGCTGATCGATACCGGAAGTCGAATGGACGAAGTCATTTTCGAAGAATTTAAAGGAACTGGAAATATGGAAATCCATTTGGATCGTAAACTGATGGAGAAACGTATCTTCCCATGTTTGGATATGAATAAATCCGGAACACGTAAGGAAGAATTGCTCATGAGTCAGGAAGAACTCAACAAAGTTTGGATTCTTCGCAAAATGCTTCAACCTCTCAATACGATCGATGCAATGGAATTTTTGTTGGATA
Above is a window of Deltaproteobacteria bacterium RIFCSPHIGHO2_02_FULL_44_16 DNA encoding:
- a CDS encoding diaminopimelate epimerase, whose protein sequence is MTSGSSKLLPFTKMHATGSDAIVLNCLKKIPQNPQHLARKLCHRNTGIGGNQLLLLLKSKNCDFGVKVYNADGSEAQVCGNALRCIARYVREEKLTPKKELLLETGAGPRQVKISSKLIEVDMDEPRMKGKEIPVNLSGRIVNRPLKIDTKDFRITCLSLGTPHCVVFQEAIDTFPVTRFGPLFENHSVFPQRVNISFVNVIGKKEIHTRVWERGVGETAGCSSAASAALVASVLNGFADRSVTVHMPGGKIEVDWNAKDNHIILRGPAEKIFTGEFLLP
- a CDS encoding nucleoid-associated protein, YbaB/EbfC family, which produces MGLFEMKDLVQQARSMQKEMKKKQKELAKMKFEGSAGGGMVTIIMTGEHEVLSVKIDPSIVSSQNTGMLEDLIRSAISDAFRKAQKETEQLFSGMMGGMGGLGKLGGLFG
- a CDS encoding 2-amino-4-hydroxy-6-hydroxymethyldihydropteridine diphosphokinase, whose product is MEKAYVAIGSNLGNRKKNCEAALAAFSLHPDIKVLSVSPWYRSKAFTLDQQPQPDYCNGVIELTTTLSAHSLLHYLQEIEKKLGRKKENERWRPRTLDLDLLFYGEQILKEKELMVPHPEMIKRIFVLQPLCDIAPDIIHPLQKQAVRKLLLFLKKASATDELQPWDES
- a CDS encoding fructose-6-phosphate aldolase (similar to novel fructose-6-phosphate aldolase from Escherichia coli; enzyme from Methanocaldococcus janaschii shows transaldolase activity), with protein sequence MKLFIDTANINEIKEANAMGVLDGVTTNPTLVSKTGKNFLTVMKEILREIPDRPVSLETTSLDAKGMVEEGRKLAEFGENVVVKIPSTVEGLKACKALTELGLKTNCTLCFSSNQAMLVAKAGATYVSPFVGRLDDISEDGMSLIADIVQIYNNYDFETNILVASIRNPIHIQKAALLGADVCTIPFNVVQQLMQHPLTESGIERFLKDWEKVPR
- a CDS encoding gliding-motility protein MglA produces the protein MSFINDKTKEINCKVVYYGPPQCGKSTTLKKIYEQVTTQKKGELISLNQENDRTLYFDFVPLHLGKLNGYTIRLHLYTVPGEIGYQAARSLTSKGVDGAVFIADSSLEKTEANLESLRSLKEVLSQAGDDPEKIPFVFQYNKRDLPRAVPVAELSRLLNKQKAPEFETIATQNKGVFEALTSIGSQVLLDLKQEST
- a CDS encoding DNA polymerase III, subunit gamma and tau — protein: MTYQVLARKYRPQTFSEVIGQEHITSTLQNALTSKRIHHAYLFTGARGIGKTTVARLLAKALNCEVSSAIEPCNQCRSCQDITSGSSLDVQEIDGASNTGVDDVREIRDRVQYLPSSGKYKIYIIDEVHMLSTNAFNALLKTLEEPPAHVVFVFATTEVHKIPATILSRCQRYDFRRISVSKIVQALQMIASREKINVQEDALQLLAREASGSMRDAESLFDQAIAFSEGDISTSRIQSMLGFLDRKRLFEMIEAVIDREPQRGLLFLEEMFNEGLDLSRLTFDFLEMFRHLLVLKSCGGEVTLLDLPSEEIERLRFLASKRDVDELQQLFTYVYRASDDIARSSFPKLLLEILLLRLCRVEPVRPIGELMEKIEQFMESREPAPSPKKIEEAARNWPEFQRWLVANEPRMASLLQHAVDVVREGENVKLSFENSLYADMLLEEERKKHLAQLLERFFHQKFSLVIDCRKGEQGKKGKEEKIRSQAVTKEALESNAVREAANILGGRVHDVKILSKE
- a CDS encoding recombination protein RecR; amino-acid sequence: MVNSIQKLIHEFSKLPGIGEKTALRFAFHLLRQQPQYAEDLARAILEVKERVRLCSICCALTDVDPCPICHDPKRDEMLLCVVEDPSDMLAIEKTRVFRGRYHVLHGALSPLEGIGPDDLRIRELLARLERRTMSEVVIATNINLEGEATALYLTRLLRPTGIKLTRLASGVPVGGDLEYIDATTLTRAFEERNEV